A single region of the Neotabrizicola shimadae genome encodes:
- a CDS encoding purine-nucleoside phosphorylase: MRAEDLAQLIRSRAGDAPVTLGLILGSGLGHLAQSVDGVAVPYGELPGFPHAGVSGHNPNLVVGSLEGVRVAVLGGRAHYYESGNPAAMRLPLEVLKALGAKALIATNAAGSLRADIRPGDLMLLSDHINFSGLNPLIGEKTDARFVPMGDAHDPGLRAGLTAAAAAEGVALPEGVYAWYSGPSFETPAEIRAIRTLGGDAVGMSTVPEVILARFLGLKVAAVSTITNMAAGLSDEKISHEHTKAMAPLGAAKLDRVLRNFLRSMAAGTATI; the protein is encoded by the coding sequence ATGCGCGCCGAAGACCTCGCCCAACTCATCCGCTCCCGCGCCGGCGATGCGCCGGTCACGCTTGGCCTGATCCTGGGCTCGGGCCTGGGCCATCTGGCGCAGTCGGTCGATGGCGTGGCGGTGCCCTATGGCGAGTTGCCGGGCTTTCCCCATGCCGGCGTCTCGGGGCACAATCCGAACCTCGTGGTGGGCAGTCTGGAGGGCGTCCGCGTCGCGGTGCTCGGCGGTCGGGCGCATTACTATGAGAGCGGCAATCCGGCGGCGATGCGCCTGCCGCTGGAGGTGCTGAAGGCGCTTGGCGCGAAGGCGCTGATCGCCACCAATGCCGCCGGTTCCCTGCGCGCCGATATCCGGCCGGGCGACCTGATGCTGCTGTCGGACCATATCAACTTTTCCGGTCTGAACCCGTTGATCGGAGAAAAGACCGACGCGCGTTTCGTGCCGATGGGGGACGCGCACGATCCCGGTCTGCGGGCGGGTTTGACGGCCGCCGCCGCGGCGGAGGGCGTGGCACTGCCCGAAGGCGTCTATGCCTGGTATTCCGGCCCCTCCTTCGAGACCCCGGCCGAGATCCGTGCCATCCGTACGCTTGGCGGGGATGCGGTGGGCATGTCCACGGTGCCCGAGGTGATCCTTGCACGGTTCCTGGGGCTGAAGGTGGCGGCGGTTTCGACCATCACCAACATGGCGGCGGGCCTCTCAGACGAGAAGATCAGCCACGAACACACCAAGGCGATGGCGCCGCTTGGTGCGGCAAAACTGGACCGGGTGTTGCGAAACTTCCTGCGTTCCATGGCCGCAGGGACTGCAACCATTTGA
- a CDS encoding BMP family lipoprotein, translating to MTLMKTLAGATAALALMSGIAAADPAIIYDLGGKFDKSFNEAAFNGAERWAKETGGTFKELEMQSEAQREQALRRLAESGANPVVMTGFAFGDVLDKVARDFPDTKFAIIDMVVEQPNVKSVVFNEHEGSYLVGMMAAMASKTGTVGFIGGMDIPLIRKFGCGYAEGVKAVNPDAKIVVNFTGTTPAAWNDPVKGAELAKGQKAQGADVIYAAAGGTGVGVLQAAADEGILSIGVDSNQNYMHPGKVLTSMLKRVDNAVYEAFKEGPELKPGITVMGLANDGVGYALDDNNKPLVTQEMLDAVNAAAGKIKAGELTVHDYMSDNACPAVAF from the coding sequence ATGACCCTGATGAAGACGCTGGCCGGAGCGACGGCTGCGCTGGCCCTGATGTCCGGCATCGCCGCGGCCGACCCCGCGATCATCTATGACTTGGGCGGCAAGTTCGACAAATCCTTCAACGAAGCCGCGTTCAATGGCGCCGAGCGTTGGGCGAAGGAAACCGGCGGCACCTTCAAGGAACTGGAGATGCAGTCCGAGGCGCAGCGCGAGCAGGCGCTTCGCCGTCTGGCCGAATCCGGCGCCAACCCGGTTGTTATGACCGGCTTTGCCTTTGGCGACGTGCTGGACAAGGTCGCCCGGGACTTCCCCGACACCAAGTTCGCCATCATCGACATGGTGGTGGAACAGCCGAATGTGAAATCGGTCGTGTTCAACGAGCATGAGGGCAGTTACCTGGTTGGCATGATGGCCGCCATGGCCTCGAAGACCGGCACGGTCGGCTTCATCGGGGGCATGGACATCCCGCTGATCCGCAAGTTCGGCTGCGGCTACGCCGAAGGCGTGAAGGCGGTGAACCCCGATGCGAAGATCGTGGTCAACTTCACCGGCACCACGCCGGCGGCGTGGAACGACCCGGTGAAGGGCGCGGAACTGGCCAAGGGGCAGAAGGCCCAGGGCGCCGACGTGATCTATGCCGCCGCTGGCGGCACGGGCGTGGGCGTGCTGCAAGCGGCGGCCGACGAGGGCATCCTGTCGATCGGCGTGGACAGCAACCAGAACTACATGCATCCGGGCAAGGTCTTGACCTCGATGCTGAAGCGCGTGGACAACGCGGTCTACGAAGCCTTCAAGGAAGGCCCCGAGCTGAAGCCCGGCATCACTGTGATGGGTCTGGCCAACGATGGCGTGGGCTATGCGCTGGACGACAACAACAAGCCGCTGGTGACCCAGGAAATGCTGGACGCGGTGAATGCAGCCGCCGGCAAGATCAAGGCGGGCGAACTGACAGTGCACGACTACATGTCGGACAACGCCTGCCCGGCCGTCGCGTTCTGA
- a CDS encoding ABC transporter permease, which produces MDYATLLQLLDSTLRLGTPLIFACIAGLYSERSGIFDIGLEGKMLVAAMCSGTFAFYSGSAWIGLMAGIAGSLVFALIHGVTSITFRGNQLISGVALNFVASGITVLTAQSLFGQGGRTPPLTGAARFNEITLPFVEALRPVPVIGPLYAEVISGHSILVYAAFAVVALTWWVLFRTRYGLRLRAVGENPAAVDTAGVSVKGLRFSAVLITGVLCGFAGAYMATALQAGFGKEMTAGRGYIALAALIFAKWRPWPALWACLLFGFFQALALRPDIVEAVVRVKVPVPALDALPYILTVLVLAGFVGKAIPPRAGGEPYVKER; this is translated from the coding sequence ATGGATTACGCGACGCTTCTGCAGCTTCTGGACTCCACGCTGCGTCTTGGCACGCCGCTGATCTTCGCCTGCATCGCCGGGCTATACTCGGAGCGTTCGGGCATCTTCGACATCGGGCTGGAAGGCAAGATGCTGGTGGCGGCGATGTGTTCCGGCACATTCGCCTTCTATTCCGGCTCGGCCTGGATCGGGCTGATGGCGGGGATCGCCGGGTCGCTGGTCTTTGCGCTGATCCACGGCGTGACCTCGATCACCTTCCGCGGCAACCAGCTGATTTCCGGCGTGGCGCTGAACTTCGTGGCCTCGGGGATCACCGTGCTGACGGCGCAGTCGCTGTTCGGCCAGGGGGGGCGCACTCCACCGCTGACCGGCGCGGCGCGGTTCAACGAGATTACGCTGCCCTTCGTCGAGGCGCTGCGGCCTGTGCCGGTGATCGGGCCACTTTATGCCGAGGTGATCTCGGGCCATTCGATCCTGGTCTATGCCGCCTTCGCGGTGGTGGCGCTGACCTGGTGGGTGCTGTTCCGCACCCGCTATGGCCTGCGGCTGCGCGCGGTGGGCGAGAACCCCGCGGCGGTGGATACGGCCGGGGTCTCGGTGAAGGGGCTGCGCTTTTCGGCAGTGCTGATCACCGGGGTGCTGTGCGGCTTTGCCGGTGCCTACATGGCCACCGCGCTGCAGGCGGGATTTGGCAAGGAAATGACGGCGGGGCGCGGCTACATCGCGCTGGCGGCACTGATCTTTGCCAAGTGGCGGCCGTGGCCTGCGCTGTGGGCATGCCTTCTGTTCGGCTTCTTCCAGGCGCTGGCGCTTAGGCCGGACATCGTGGAGGCGGTGGTGCGCGTGAAGGTGCCGGTGCCGGCGCTGGACGCCCTGCCCTATATCCTGACCGTGCTGGTTCTTGCGGGCTTTGTCGGCAAGGCCATTCCGCCGCGCGCGGGCGGCGAGCCCTATGTGAAAGAGCGGTGA
- a CDS encoding ABC transporter permease has protein sequence MDRLPRWADVVLVPLVSLLFAAILSALVILAIGQDPWEALKVMVEGALLSAYGWGYTLYYTTSFIFTALAVVVAFHAGLFNIGGEGQAQLGGLGVALVCLALPWPHWTIALLAAVTGAALFGAAWAAIPAWLQAKRGSHIVITTIMFNYIASALIVYLLVDVLRPTGQMDPATARFPETTHLPTLNDIPGLNLFFEKKVPANVSLFVALAACWLVWLLLWRTPLGYQIRAFGKSQAAARYAGINPVKITMIAMLISGGLAGMMAINNVMGEAGRLVQNSSEGAGFIGIAVALMGRNHPFGVLLAAVLFGFLYQGGAELGLWTSIPIELRIVVQGLVILFTGALDMMVRMMLVWVFGLFRPRRVGVA, from the coding sequence ATGGACCGTCTTCCGCGTTGGGCCGATGTTGTTCTTGTCCCCCTGGTCAGCCTGTTGTTTGCGGCGATTCTGTCGGCGCTGGTCATCCTCGCCATCGGGCAGGACCCGTGGGAGGCGCTGAAGGTCATGGTCGAGGGCGCGCTGCTTTCGGCCTACGGCTGGGGCTACACGCTATATTACACCACGAGCTTCATCTTCACCGCGCTGGCGGTGGTGGTGGCCTTCCATGCCGGGCTTTTCAACATCGGCGGCGAGGGGCAGGCGCAACTGGGTGGCCTGGGCGTGGCGCTGGTCTGCCTGGCGCTGCCCTGGCCGCACTGGACCATCGCTCTGCTGGCGGCGGTCACGGGCGCGGCGCTGTTCGGCGCGGCCTGGGCCGCCATTCCGGCCTGGCTGCAGGCGAAACGCGGCAGCCACATCGTGATCACAACGATCATGTTCAACTACATCGCTTCGGCGCTGATCGTCTATCTTCTGGTGGATGTGCTGCGGCCCACGGGCCAGATGGACCCGGCGACAGCGCGCTTTCCTGAAACCACGCATCTGCCGACGCTGAACGACATTCCGGGTCTGAACCTGTTCTTCGAGAAAAAGGTTCCAGCGAACGTGTCGCTGTTCGTGGCTCTGGCGGCCTGCTGGCTGGTCTGGCTCTTGTTGTGGCGCACACCGCTTGGCTATCAGATCCGAGCCTTTGGCAAGTCGCAGGCGGCGGCGCGCTATGCCGGGATCAACCCGGTGAAGATCACCATGATTGCCATGCTGATCTCGGGCGGGCTGGCCGGCATGATGGCCATCAACAACGTGATGGGCGAGGCCGGGCGTCTGGTGCAGAACTCGTCTGAGGGGGCGGGCTTCATCGGCATCGCGGTGGCGCTGATGGGGCGCAACCACCCGTTCGGGGTGCTGCTTGCGGCGGTGCTGTTCGGGTTCCTGTATCAGGGTGGCGCGGAACTGGGCCTGTGGACCTCGATCCCGATCGAGCTGCGGATCGTGGTGCAGGGGCTGGTGATCCTGTTCACCGGGGCGCTGGACATGATGGTGCGGATGATGCTGGTCTGGGTCTTCGGGCTGTTCCGGCCGCGGCGCGTAGGGGTGGCGTGA
- a CDS encoding sulfite exporter TauE/SafE family protein: MQLYLPVAEVSVDAFLLLGIGGVVGFLSGLFGVGGGFLITPLLFFIGVPPPVAVATGANQVVASSISGVLTQLRRKAVDIRMGTVLTLAGFVGSTIGVWVFKRMTALGQIDLFVQLSYVVLLGGVGGMMLQESLRARARAKRGGPPPRRGQTHGMLHKLPFKMKFRASGLYISVIPPALIGAAVGFLAAIMGVGGGFVMVPAMIYLLGMPGKVVVGTSLFQIIFVSAYTTLAHAVQFQTVDMLLALVLIVGGVIGAQIGTRMQMKLKAEDMRILLSLLVLAVAVKIALDLLLTPTELYTITPVRT; this comes from the coding sequence ATGCAGCTTTACCTCCCCGTGGCCGAGGTATCGGTAGACGCCTTCCTTCTTCTGGGAATTGGAGGGGTTGTCGGTTTCCTGTCTGGCCTGTTCGGGGTGGGCGGTGGCTTCCTTATCACGCCGCTTCTGTTCTTCATCGGTGTGCCGCCCCCGGTGGCGGTGGCAACCGGGGCGAACCAGGTGGTTGCCTCGTCCATTTCCGGCGTGCTGACGCAACTGCGGCGCAAGGCGGTGGACATCCGCATGGGCACGGTGCTGACGCTCGCGGGCTTTGTCGGGTCGACGATCGGCGTTTGGGTTTTCAAGCGCATGACGGCGCTTGGCCAGATCGACCTGTTCGTGCAGCTGTCCTATGTCGTGCTTCTGGGCGGCGTCGGCGGCATGATGTTGCAGGAAAGCCTGCGCGCCCGGGCACGGGCAAAGCGCGGAGGCCCCCCGCCGCGGCGGGGCCAGACGCACGGGATGCTGCACAAGCTGCCTTTCAAGATGAAGTTCCGGGCGAGCGGACTTTACATCTCTGTCATCCCGCCGGCGCTGATCGGCGCCGCCGTTGGCTTTCTGGCAGCGATCATGGGCGTCGGGGGCGGCTTCGTCATGGTGCCGGCAATGATCTACCTGCTGGGGATGCCCGGTAAGGTGGTGGTGGGCACCTCTCTGTTCCAGATCATCTTCGTGTCGGCCTACACCACGCTGGCCCATGCGGTGCAGTTCCAGACGGTGGACATGCTTCTGGCGCTGGTGCTGATCGTGGGCGGGGTGATCGGGGCGCAGATTGGCACGCGGATGCAGATGAAGCTGAAGGCCGAGGACATGCGGATCCTCCTTTCGCTTCTGGTGCTGGCGGTCGCGGTGAAGATTGCGCTGGACCTGCTGCTGACGCCGACCGAGCTGTATACGATCACCCCGGTGCGGACATGA
- a CDS encoding PaaI family thioesterase — MSRQPPEPVQVIKERRDGALKALVGGVPYIRFLGIQFDRRGDELTATLPYRDDLIGNPVLPALHGGVTAGFLEMTAIIGLSWSLIWDEMEQGRLDPQSLASGGLPALPKTIDFTVDYLRTGLPRDAYARARVNRSGRRYASVHVEAWQDNRDRPFAQATGHFLVTPVAL, encoded by the coding sequence ATGAGCCGCCAGCCGCCTGAACCGGTGCAGGTCATCAAGGAACGCCGTGACGGTGCGCTGAAGGCGCTGGTGGGCGGCGTGCCCTACATCCGCTTTCTTGGCATCCAGTTCGACCGGCGCGGCGACGAGCTGACCGCCACGCTGCCCTACCGGGACGATCTGATCGGCAACCCGGTGCTGCCGGCCCTGCACGGCGGCGTCACCGCCGGCTTTCTGGAGATGACGGCGATCATCGGGCTCAGCTGGTCGCTGATCTGGGACGAGATGGAGCAGGGCCGGCTCGACCCGCAAAGCCTGGCCTCGGGCGGCCTGCCGGCCCTGCCCAAGACCATCGACTTCACGGTGGATTACCTGCGCACCGGCCTGCCGCGCGATGCCTATGCCCGCGCGCGGGTAAACCGCTCGGGCCGGCGCTATGCCTCGGTCCATGTCGAGGCCTGGCAGGACAACCGTGACCGGCCCTTCGCGCAGGCGACCGGCCATTTCCTTGTGACCCCGGTCGCTCTGTGA
- a CDS encoding ABC transporter ATP-binding protein codes for MAGTRIGAEGRPATAAPFAIELKGISKAFGPVQANKDISIAVPKGTIHGIIGENGAGKSTLMSILYGFYRADSGSIWIDGRETAIPDSQSAIRAGIGMVFQHFKLVQNFTVLENVILGAEDGPMLRGSIAKARQELERLARDYELDVDPDALIEDLSVGHQQRVEILKALYRQAEILILDEPTGVLTPAEADHLFRILKGLKDQGKTVILITHKLREIMEATDNVSVMRRGTMVGTVKTAETSPEELAELMVGRKVLLEVEKTPAVPGKVVLAVENLRVKDEHGVERLKGVSFEIRAGEILGIAGVAGNGQSELLEALGGIAAATGRIVLNGTELALAGHGADGQSRRAAGIAHVPEDRQHLGLIMDFAAWENVAFGYHNAPEYRKGLLADNAALRADCAKKMETFDVRPPIPTLAAKNFSGGNQQKIVVAREIERNPDLLLVGQPTRGVDIGAIEFIHKQIVALRDAGKAILLVSVELDEIMSLSDRIAVMFDGRLMGFRDPDKTDERELGLLMAGMSGEAA; via the coding sequence ATGGCGGGCACTCGGATTGGTGCGGAGGGGCGGCCGGCAACGGCCGCCCCCTTTGCGATCGAGTTGAAGGGCATTTCAAAGGCCTTCGGCCCGGTTCAGGCGAACAAGGACATTTCCATCGCCGTGCCGAAGGGCACCATTCACGGCATCATCGGCGAAAACGGCGCGGGCAAGTCCACGCTCATGTCGATTCTATACGGCTTTTACCGCGCGGATTCCGGGTCCATCTGGATCGACGGGCGCGAGACCGCCATTCCCGACAGCCAGAGCGCGATCCGCGCCGGCATCGGCATGGTGTTCCAGCATTTCAAGCTGGTGCAGAACTTCACGGTGCTGGAGAACGTGATCCTGGGCGCCGAAGACGGCCCCATGCTACGCGGGTCCATCGCCAAGGCGCGGCAGGAACTGGAACGGCTGGCGCGCGACTATGAGCTCGACGTGGACCCCGACGCGCTGATCGAGGATCTGAGCGTGGGCCACCAGCAGCGGGTGGAAATCCTGAAGGCGCTGTACCGGCAGGCCGAAATCCTGATCCTGGACGAGCCGACGGGTGTACTGACCCCGGCCGAGGCCGACCACCTGTTCCGCATCCTGAAAGGGCTGAAGGACCAGGGCAAGACCGTGATCCTGATCACCCACAAGCTGCGCGAGATCATGGAGGCCACCGACAACGTGAGCGTCATGCGGCGCGGGACGATGGTGGGCACGGTCAAGACCGCCGAGACCAGCCCTGAGGAACTGGCCGAACTGATGGTGGGGCGCAAGGTTCTGCTGGAGGTGGAGAAGACGCCCGCAGTGCCAGGCAAGGTTGTTCTGGCGGTCGAGAACCTGCGTGTGAAGGACGAGCACGGGGTCGAGCGCCTGAAAGGCGTGAGTTTCGAGATTCGTGCAGGCGAAATCCTTGGCATTGCCGGTGTGGCGGGCAACGGGCAGTCGGAACTGCTGGAGGCGCTTGGCGGCATTGCTGCGGCGACCGGACGCATCGTGCTGAACGGGACGGAGCTGGCGCTGGCGGGACATGGCGCAGACGGGCAAAGCCGCCGCGCCGCGGGCATTGCCCATGTGCCCGAGGACCGGCAGCACCTTGGCCTGATCATGGATTTCGCGGCCTGGGAGAACGTGGCCTTCGGCTATCACAATGCCCCGGAATACCGGAAGGGCCTGTTGGCCGACAATGCGGCGCTGCGGGCCGATTGCGCGAAGAAGATGGAAACCTTCGACGTGCGACCGCCCATCCCGACGCTGGCCGCCAAGAACTTCTCGGGCGGCAACCAGCAGAAGATCGTGGTGGCGCGCGAGATCGAACGGAACCCCGACCTTCTGCTGGTGGGTCAGCCGACGCGGGGGGTGGACATCGGGGCCATCGAATTCATCCACAAGCAGATCGTTGCGCTTCGCGATGCGGGCAAGGCGATCCTTCTGGTCAGCGTGGAGCTTGACGAGATCATGTCGCTTTCCGACCGTATCGCGGTGATGTTCGATGGCCGCCTTATGGGCTTCCGCGACCCGGACAAGACCGACGAGCGGGAGCTGGGCCTTCTGATGGCCGGCATGAGCGGGGAGGCGGCGTGA
- a CDS encoding TIGR02186 family protein, whose product MRVRAFLVALGVALMGAGVPAQDVPQETIVAGLSQSRIAITANFDGSQIIVYGAVKRDAPPPSGPLGVIVTVEGPSGKVIVRRKDRVWGIWINDASVTIDSAPSFYEVATNAPIDEILSGTEDLRHRITVPRAIRAVGATSESEDAAAFSDALLRVRKEDGTYRLATDAVDLSEETLFRADVDLPANLTEGDYRVRMFLTREGKIVDWQEQLIDVRKAGLERFLFNLSQEQPLVYGVLALALAALAGWAASEAFRRFRA is encoded by the coding sequence ATGAGGGTGCGGGCATTCCTTGTGGCCCTGGGGGTTGCGCTGATGGGCGCCGGCGTCCCGGCGCAGGATGTGCCGCAGGAAACCATCGTGGCAGGGCTGAGCCAGAGCCGGATTGCCATTACCGCGAATTTCGACGGATCGCAGATCATCGTCTATGGTGCGGTGAAGCGCGATGCGCCGCCGCCTTCCGGCCCCCTGGGCGTGATTGTCACGGTCGAGGGTCCGAGCGGCAAGGTGATCGTGCGGCGCAAGGATCGGGTCTGGGGCATCTGGATCAACGATGCCTCGGTGACCATCGATTCCGCGCCAAGCTTCTATGAGGTGGCGACCAACGCGCCCATCGACGAGATCCTGAGCGGGACCGAGGATCTGCGCCACAGGATCACCGTACCGCGCGCGATCCGGGCCGTGGGGGCGACATCGGAATCCGAGGATGCCGCAGCCTTTTCCGATGCGCTGCTGCGTGTCCGCAAGGAGGATGGCACCTATCGGCTGGCGACCGATGCGGTGGACCTGTCGGAAGAGACACTGTTCCGGGCCGATGTGGACCTGCCTGCGAACCTGACCGAGGGCGATTACCGGGTGCGCATGTTCCTGACGCGCGAGGGCAAGATCGTGGATTGGCAGGAGCAGTTGATCGACGTGCGCAAGGCCGGTCTGGAGCGGTTCCTGTTCAACCTGTCGCAGGAGCAGCCGCTTGTCTATGGCGTGCTGGCCCTGGCGCTGGCGGCCCTTGCGGGATGGGCGGCATCCGAGGCGTTCCGGCGGTTCCGGGCCTGA
- a CDS encoding MATE family efflux transporter, whose amino-acid sequence MSAPDRVLPAITHARVFRIAAPIVLSNATVPLLGAVDTAVVGRLGEAAPIGAVGVGAVILASLYWIFGFLRMGTTGLAAQAQGAGDLPERNAVFLRALAIGLGAGAVLVLLQWLLFGAAFAIAPASPEVEALSRQYLSIRIWGAPATISLYAVTGWLIALERTRGVLVLQLWMNGLNIVLDLWFVLGLGWGVPGVAFATLIAEWTGLALGLWLCRAAFGRAFAAARARFMDRAALGRMVSVNRDIMIRSVMLQLSFTAFVFLGAHQGDVTLAANQVLLQFLEITAYALDGFAFAAETLVGQAVGARDPFAVRRSSIVASHWGVGGAAVLSLTFALAGPSLIDLMTTAPEVREAARAFLPWAAAAPLVGIASWMFDGIFIGATLTREMLKAMTISVAIYILAVITLLPAFGNHGLWAALMVLNIARGVTMALRYRAAEAKAA is encoded by the coding sequence GTGAGCGCGCCCGACCGCGTCCTGCCGGCCATCACCCACGCCCGCGTCTTCCGCATTGCGGCACCCATCGTGCTGTCGAACGCCACGGTGCCGCTTCTTGGCGCGGTGGACACGGCGGTCGTGGGTCGCCTGGGCGAGGCCGCGCCGATCGGAGCCGTGGGTGTGGGAGCAGTGATCCTCGCTTCGCTTTACTGGATCTTCGGGTTCCTTCGCATGGGCACCACCGGCCTCGCCGCCCAGGCGCAGGGCGCAGGCGACCTGCCCGAACGCAACGCCGTCTTCCTGCGCGCACTTGCCATCGGCCTTGGTGCCGGGGCGGTGCTGGTGCTGCTGCAATGGCTCCTCTTCGGCGCCGCCTTCGCCATCGCGCCCGCCAGCCCCGAGGTCGAGGCGCTGTCCCGCCAGTATCTCTCCATCCGCATCTGGGGCGCGCCCGCCACCATCTCGCTGTACGCCGTCACCGGCTGGCTCATCGCGCTGGAACGTACGCGGGGCGTCCTCGTGCTGCAACTCTGGATGAACGGGCTGAACATCGTGCTGGATCTGTGGTTCGTGCTCGGCCTCGGCTGGGGCGTGCCCGGCGTGGCCTTCGCCACGCTCATCGCCGAATGGACCGGGCTCGCCCTCGGCCTCTGGCTCTGCCGCGCCGCCTTTGGCCGCGCCTTCGCCGCAGCCCGCGCTCGGTTCATGGACCGCGCCGCGCTTGGACGCATGGTCTCGGTCAACCGCGACATCATGATCCGCTCGGTCATGCTGCAACTGTCGTTCACGGCCTTCGTTTTCCTCGGCGCGCATCAGGGCGACGTGACGCTGGCCGCCAACCAGGTGCTGCTGCAATTCCTGGAAATCACGGCCTATGCGCTGGACGGCTTCGCCTTCGCCGCCGAAACCCTGGTCGGCCAGGCCGTCGGCGCTCGCGATCCCTTTGCCGTCCGCCGCTCCAGCATCGTCGCCTCGCACTGGGGCGTCGGCGGCGCCGCTGTCCTCTCGCTCACCTTCGCCCTCGCTGGCCCCTCCCTCATCGACCTGATGACCACCGCACCCGAGGTCCGGGAGGCCGCCCGAGCCTTCCTGCCCTGGGCCGCCGCCGCGCCGCTGGTGGGCATTGCAAGCTGGATGTTCGACGGCATCTTCATCGGAGCCACCCTCACGCGCGAGATGCTGAAGGCCATGACCATTTCGGTCGCGATCTATATCCTGGCCGTCATCACGCTCCTGCCCGCCTTCGGCAACCACGGCCTCTGGGCCGCGCTGATGGTGCTGAACATCGCCCGCGGCGTCACCATGGCGCTGCGCTATCGCGCGGCCGAAGCCAAGGCCGCCTGA